A single region of the Erythrobacter sp. HL-111 genome encodes:
- a CDS encoding CpaF family protein, which yields MSAFGKKGNAGGMKPGSRPAFGVARPMKGGGRPGDAPRGGEQFPPLPGEERPAAPEAPRPAQPNPSRGGATSAAMERLAERMSAVHNADSEVGGFEASVHKIKEQVLPRLLERVDPEAAATLSKEELSEEFRPIIMEVLAELKVTLNRREQFALEKVLIDELLGFGPLEELLNDPDVSDIMVNGPDQTYIEKKGKLQLAPIRFRDEQHLFQIAQRIVNQVGRRVDQTTPLADARLKDGSRVNVIVPPLSLRGTAISIRKFSEKPITLDMLKEFGSMSEKMCTALKIAGACRMNIVISGGTGSGKTTMLNALSKMIDPGERVLTIEDAAELRLQQPHWLPLETRPPNLEGQGAITIGDLVKNALRMRPDRIILGEIRGAECFDLLAAMNTGHDGSMCTLHANSPRECLGRMENMILMGDIKIPKEAISRQIAESVDLIVQVKRLRDGSRRTTNITEVIGMEGDVIVTQELFKFEYLDESEDGKILGEFRSSGLRPYTLEKARQFGFDQAYLEACL from the coding sequence ATGAGTGCATTCGGGAAAAAGGGCAACGCAGGCGGGATGAAACCCGGCAGCCGACCGGCTTTCGGAGTGGCCCGGCCGATGAAGGGTGGCGGGCGTCCCGGCGACGCGCCGCGCGGCGGCGAGCAGTTCCCGCCCCTGCCCGGCGAGGAAAGGCCGGCCGCGCCCGAAGCGCCCCGGCCCGCGCAGCCCAACCCCTCGCGCGGCGGCGCGACCTCGGCCGCGATGGAACGCCTCGCCGAGCGCATGAGCGCGGTCCACAACGCCGACAGCGAGGTCGGCGGTTTCGAAGCGAGCGTCCACAAGATCAAGGAACAGGTGCTCCCGCGCCTGCTCGAGCGGGTCGATCCCGAAGCGGCGGCGACGCTGTCGAAGGAGGAGCTATCCGAGGAATTCCGCCCGATCATCATGGAAGTGCTGGCCGAGCTCAAGGTCACGCTGAACCGGCGCGAACAGTTCGCGCTGGAAAAGGTGCTGATCGACGAGCTGCTGGGCTTCGGTCCGCTCGAGGAATTGCTCAACGATCCGGACGTGTCCGACATCATGGTCAACGGCCCGGACCAGACCTACATCGAAAAGAAGGGCAAGCTCCAGCTCGCCCCGATCCGCTTCCGCGACGAACAGCACCTGTTCCAGATCGCGCAGCGCATCGTCAACCAGGTCGGCCGCCGCGTCGACCAGACCACGCCGCTGGCCGACGCCCGCCTCAAGGACGGCAGCCGCGTCAACGTCATCGTCCCGCCGCTTTCGCTGCGCGGCACCGCGATCTCGATTCGCAAGTTCTCCGAAAAGCCGATCACCCTCGACATGCTCAAGGAATTCGGCTCGATGAGCGAGAAGATGTGCACCGCGCTCAAGATCGCGGGCGCGTGCCGGATGAACATCGTCATCTCGGGCGGCACAGGTTCGGGCAAGACGACCATGCTCAACGCCCTGTCGAAGATGATCGACCCGGGCGAACGCGTGCTGACGATCGAGGACGCGGCGGAACTGCGCCTGCAGCAGCCGCACTGGCTGCCGCTGGAAACCCGCCCGCCGAACCTCGAAGGCCAGGGCGCGATCACGATCGGCGACCTCGTGAAGAACGCGTTGCGTATGCGACCCGACCGCATCATCCTCGGCGAAATCCGCGGCGCGGAGTGTTTCGACCTCCTCGCGGCGATGAACACCGGCCACGACGGCTCGATGTGCACGCTGCACGCCAACAGCCCGCGCGAGTGCCTTGGCCGTATGGAAAACATGATCCTGATGGGCGACATCAAGATCCCCAAGGAAGCCATTTCGCGCCAGATCGCCGAATCGGTGGACCTCATCGTGCAGGTCAAGCGCCTGCGCGACGGTTCGCGCCGCACCACCAACATCACCGAGGTGATCGGGATGGAGGGCGACGTGATCGTGACGCAGGAATTGTTCAAGTTCGAATATCTCGACGAGAGCGAGGACGGGAAGATCCTCGGCGAATTCCGCTCGTCGGGCCTGCGTCCCTACACGCTCGAAAAGGCGCGCCAGTTCGGGTTCGACCAGGCGTATCTGGAAGCCTGCCTTTGA
- a CDS encoding lysylphosphatidylglycerol synthase domain-containing protein gives MTHAATSDRMPERGEPTWKALARVAFLIATLIAALALLWNEWPGISAALAQADDGLILLAALAAMANVAMTAASWRVLLIKAPIELSPRASAQIFFVGQIGKYLPGTLWSFIASGELAQREGFPRGVAMASLGLALLIGLASGIFMALALLPKAIGDLTDNRIVLGAALVFVVLGFIPKVQRKALRMARIDFPVPLGAIIASLTFALLAWFLAGAQIVLLSQAVGAPLDWSDWPQVTSGYAFAWVAGLLVFFAPAGLGAREAGLLAVLSLSIGLAEASAIVLLSRLAVTFADFACAGIALVMPAHPASPAAALRRHRD, from the coding sequence GTGACCCACGCTGCGACTTCCGATCGCATGCCGGAACGCGGCGAGCCGACTTGGAAAGCCCTTGCGCGGGTGGCTTTTCTGATCGCAACGCTAATCGCTGCCTTGGCATTGCTGTGGAATGAATGGCCGGGAATTTCGGCGGCGCTTGCTCAGGCTGATGACGGCCTGATCCTGCTGGCGGCGCTGGCGGCGATGGCGAATGTCGCGATGACCGCCGCGTCATGGCGCGTCCTTCTCATCAAAGCACCAATCGAGCTGTCTCCGCGGGCTTCAGCGCAGATCTTTTTTGTCGGCCAGATCGGCAAGTATCTGCCCGGCACATTATGGTCATTCATTGCATCAGGCGAACTCGCGCAGCGCGAGGGCTTTCCGCGCGGTGTAGCCATGGCAAGCCTCGGGCTTGCGCTGCTGATCGGACTGGCTTCCGGCATTTTCATGGCGCTAGCGCTGTTACCCAAAGCAATTGGCGATCTGACGGACAACCGTATCGTGTTGGGGGCAGCGCTGGTGTTTGTCGTCTTAGGCTTTATCCCGAAGGTGCAGCGAAAGGCGTTGCGCATGGCGCGCATCGATTTTCCGGTACCTCTTGGCGCGATCATCGCCTCGCTCACGTTCGCGCTCCTCGCGTGGTTTCTTGCAGGTGCTCAGATCGTCTTATTGTCCCAAGCCGTAGGCGCTCCGCTGGACTGGTCGGACTGGCCACAGGTCACAAGTGGTTATGCATTTGCCTGGGTAGCCGGGCTTCTTGTTTTCTTCGCCCCCGCAGGACTGGGCGCGCGCGAGGCCGGGCTGCTGGCGGTGCTGAGCCTGTCGATTGGCCTTGCCGAGGCTAGCGCAATCGTCCTTCTGTCGCGCCTCGCGGTAACCTTTGCAGACTTTGCCTGCGCCGGTATTGCGCTTGTTATGCCGGCTCATCCAGCCTCGCCAGCAGCTGCGCTACGCCGGCATCGGGACTGA
- a CDS encoding entericidin A/B family lipoprotein gives MKLKRLNAAVIGAILASTAACNTVEGLGEDIKSVGRAGERAID, from the coding sequence ATGAAACTGAAGCGCCTGAACGCCGCCGTGATCGGCGCGATCCTCGCCTCGACCGCCGCCTGCAACACGGTCGAAGGGCTGGGCGAGGACATCAAGTCGGTCGGCCGCGCGGGCGAGCGCGCGATCGATTGA
- a CDS encoding glycosyltransferase: MSAGLAAFGAYDTRKPRVRLLLGALRRAGALEEEILIPAWEEVPETNVPSYGHVLRVLWRMFLGYPRAIWRLAQTSQETAILLPYPGIIEILLLAPIAQAMRRPIVLDAFLPIHDTVAGDRALIKRGVVTSIIWWFEKIALGRASLILVDTDAHRDYFAQEYDLKREKFITVLVGAEAGFTPEAVQDDTVEDVLGPLDDRPIVLFYGQLIPLHGLPTILEAAALTKGRDIRWVVIGRGQLEPMLRDALTRSEPNIEWIEWIDYERLPAVIARASLCLGVFGASDKAARVIPNKLFQQAAVGKPVITRSSPAVDPLAKRFPCSIITVPPGDAQALADAVAKALARKDELAALPEEAMRELSPDAGVAQLLARLDEPA; encoded by the coding sequence ATGAGTGCGGGGCTCGCCGCTTTCGGGGCCTATGACACGCGAAAACCGCGGGTCAGGTTGCTGCTCGGTGCGCTGCGGCGGGCTGGCGCGCTTGAAGAAGAAATCCTCATTCCTGCGTGGGAGGAGGTGCCAGAGACGAATGTTCCCTCGTATGGCCACGTTCTCCGCGTGCTTTGGCGGATGTTTCTTGGCTATCCGCGCGCGATATGGCGCCTGGCGCAAACATCGCAAGAAACCGCGATCCTGCTGCCGTATCCAGGCATTATCGAGATCCTGCTGCTTGCCCCGATTGCTCAGGCGATGCGCAGGCCAATAGTTCTCGATGCTTTCCTCCCCATCCACGATACTGTAGCAGGAGACCGCGCGCTGATCAAGCGAGGCGTGGTCACGAGCATTATCTGGTGGTTCGAGAAAATCGCGCTTGGGCGCGCTTCGCTGATCCTTGTCGACACCGATGCACATCGCGATTATTTTGCACAAGAATATGATTTAAAACGTGAAAAATTCATCACTGTGCTGGTTGGTGCTGAAGCGGGCTTCACGCCCGAGGCAGTGCAAGACGATACGGTCGAGGATGTTCTGGGCCCGCTCGACGATAGGCCCATCGTGCTGTTCTATGGCCAGCTGATACCGCTCCACGGATTGCCCACCATCCTTGAGGCTGCGGCTCTCACCAAAGGGCGCGACATACGCTGGGTGGTGATCGGTCGAGGCCAGCTCGAACCGATGCTGCGCGACGCGTTGACTCGTAGCGAGCCGAATATCGAATGGATCGAATGGATCGATTACGAAAGACTGCCGGCGGTCATTGCTCGGGCGAGTCTGTGCTTGGGCGTCTTTGGCGCTTCGGATAAGGCAGCGCGCGTGATCCCTAACAAGCTGTTCCAGCAGGCAGCTGTCGGCAAGCCGGTCATCACCCGCTCAAGCCCGGCGGTGGACCCCTTGGCGAAGCGCTTTCCATGCAGCATAATCACCGTGCCGCCGGGAGATGCGCAGGCGCTAGCGGATGCGGTGGCCAAGGCTCTCGCCCGCAAGGACGAACTCGCCGCGCTCCCCGAAGAGGCAATGCGTGAACTCAGTCCCGATGCCGGCGTAGCGCAGCTGCTGGCGAGGCTGGATGAGCCGGCATAA
- a CDS encoding DMT family transporter, with product MDGSIARPRPLLALAVRLATAAVLATMGMLVKLAGERGAHLLELIFWRQALTVVAVVGVLAAWRRLSTIRTRRIGAHARRAAYGITGMMFVYGAVMLLPLPEATAISFTAPFFAVMISVLMFGEKVGLYRWGAVMLGFAGVLVITSPGFGLAAGSAIDPWGAAVGLVAAFLVALISFQVQDLNTTESPWSIVFWFSAITAPLMALALPFVSGAHDAGTWGIILAMALCGALAQIMLTTSLRFGSAAVILLMDYTSLLWATFYGWQVFGRAAPASLWIGAPLIIGAGALIAWRERELARKKARPAAVSEPPSPQHLDSACKHKGGPT from the coding sequence ATGGATGGCTCCATCGCCCGCCCCCGCCCGCTGCTCGCGCTCGCCGTCCGCCTTGCCACCGCCGCCGTGCTCGCAACCATGGGGATGCTGGTCAAGCTCGCCGGAGAGCGCGGGGCGCATCTGCTCGAACTGATCTTCTGGCGTCAGGCGCTCACCGTCGTCGCGGTCGTCGGCGTGCTCGCGGCGTGGCGACGGCTCTCCACCATCCGCACCCGGCGCATCGGCGCCCACGCCCGGCGCGCGGCCTACGGCATCACCGGCATGATGTTCGTCTATGGCGCGGTCATGCTCCTGCCCCTGCCAGAGGCGACCGCGATCAGCTTCACCGCACCCTTTTTCGCGGTGATGATCTCGGTCCTGATGTTCGGCGAGAAGGTCGGGCTGTATCGCTGGGGCGCCGTGATGCTGGGGTTCGCGGGCGTGCTCGTCATCACCAGCCCCGGTTTCGGCCTTGCCGCAGGCAGCGCGATCGACCCGTGGGGTGCGGCGGTCGGTCTGGTCGCCGCCTTCCTCGTCGCGCTCATCAGCTTCCAGGTGCAGGACCTCAACACCACCGAAAGCCCGTGGAGCATCGTGTTCTGGTTCTCCGCCATCACCGCCCCGCTCATGGCGCTTGCCCTGCCCTTCGTGTCGGGCGCGCATGATGCCGGGACCTGGGGCATCATCCTCGCCATGGCGCTATGCGGGGCGCTGGCGCAGATAATGCTGACGACCTCGCTCAGGTTCGGGTCGGCGGCGGTCATCCTGCTGATGGACTACACCTCGCTCCTGTGGGCGACCTTCTACGGCTGGCAGGTGTTCGGCCGCGCCGCGCCGGCGAGCCTTTGGATCGGCGCCCCGCTCATCATCGGGGCGGGCGCGCTGATCGCCTGGCGCGAACGGGAACTCGCCCGCAAAAAGGCGCGCCCTGCCGCAGTTTCGGAACCGCCTTCGCCCCAACACCTTGATTCGGCGTGCAAGCACAAAGGAGGACCGACATGA
- a CDS encoding DUF938 domain-containing protein produces MTLKQHAPATLRNREPIAAVLAGELPETGRVLEVAAGTGEHAVFFAGRFPALEWLPSDPGEEALASIAAYREDYPGENLSAPVRLDAAARDWPVQHADSLVCINMIHIAPWEAATGLFDGAARLLDQGTPLVLYGPFFEEGVEPAPSNLDFDLSLKARDPRWGIRDLAEIDRLAARSGFTRTARHEMPANNLTLVYRRR; encoded by the coding sequence CTGACCTTGAAACAGCACGCCCCCGCCACGCTCCGCAACCGCGAACCGATCGCGGCCGTGCTCGCCGGGGAATTGCCCGAAACCGGCCGCGTGCTCGAAGTGGCGGCAGGGACGGGCGAGCACGCGGTGTTCTTCGCCGGGCGCTTTCCCGCGCTCGAATGGCTGCCGAGCGATCCGGGGGAAGAGGCGCTCGCCTCGATCGCGGCCTACCGCGAGGATTATCCGGGCGAGAACCTCTCGGCCCCGGTGCGGCTTGACGCCGCGGCGCGCGACTGGCCGGTGCAGCACGCCGATTCGCTGGTGTGCATCAACATGATCCACATTGCCCCGTGGGAGGCGGCGACGGGCCTGTTCGACGGAGCCGCGCGCCTGCTCGATCAAGGGACGCCGCTGGTCCTCTATGGTCCTTTCTTCGAGGAGGGCGTCGAACCCGCCCCGTCCAATCTCGATTTCGACCTTTCGCTGAAGGCTCGCGATCCGCGCTGGGGCATCCGCGACCTTGCCGAGATCGACCGGCTTGCCGCGCGCAGCGGTTTCACCCGCACCGCGCGCCACGAAATGCCCGCCAACAACCTCACGCTCGTCTACCGGCGGCGCTAG